From Rubrivirga sp. SAORIC476, a single genomic window includes:
- the cmk gene encoding (d)CMP kinase, with protein MIVAIDGPAGSGKSTTARRVADRLGWLYLDTGAMYRAVGLAFREKGLPVTEAAATDLVPGLDVRLEPGSDGTRVALDGDDVTDRIRTPEASSDASRVSALAPVRAAMVALQRHVAREYVTAHADSGVVVEGRDIGTVVFPDAEVKFFLVADLDARASRRLVDLADGGPADASEALDTVRAELAARDLRDESRALAPLRAAPDAVTLDTTALTIDQQVEHVLDAVRRVRAPSAP; from the coding sequence GTGATCGTCGCGATTGACGGACCCGCGGGGTCCGGGAAAAGCACGACGGCCCGGCGCGTCGCCGACCGGCTCGGGTGGCTCTACCTCGACACCGGTGCCATGTACCGGGCCGTCGGGCTCGCGTTTCGCGAGAAGGGCCTCCCGGTGACCGAGGCGGCGGCGACCGACCTCGTCCCCGGCCTCGATGTCCGCCTCGAACCCGGCTCCGACGGAACGCGCGTCGCCCTCGACGGCGACGACGTGACCGACCGGATCCGCACCCCAGAGGCGTCCTCGGACGCCTCGCGCGTCAGCGCGCTCGCGCCCGTGCGGGCGGCGATGGTCGCTCTCCAGCGGCACGTCGCCCGCGAGTATGTGACTGCACACGCCGACAGCGGCGTGGTAGTCGAGGGGCGCGACATCGGCACCGTCGTCTTCCCCGACGCCGAGGTCAAGTTCTTTCTCGTGGCCGACCTCGACGCTCGCGCGTCCCGCCGACTGGTGGATCTCGCGGACGGCGGACCTGCCGACGCCTCGGAGGCGTTGGACACGGTCCGGGCCGAGCTCGCGGCGCGCGACCTGCGCGACGAGAGCCGCGCCCTCGCCCCGCTTCGAGCGGCCCCCGACGCCGTCACGCTCGACACGACGGCGCTCACCATCGACCAGCAGGTCGAGCACGTCCTCGACGCGGTCCGCCGCGTTCGGGCGCCCTCGGCCCCCTGA
- a CDS encoding S9 family peptidase: MRLRFSPLALLAFLLAPLAAVAQPADSPKRLTLETLFASPEFYGESFQGGRWAETGARLLYVEGDASGASSLRELDLTTDTRRTILDGSQLVKPDAEGLIEIEDYATSMDGAKTLLYTDSERVWRLNTKGYYYVLDNESGTVTPVADRSEGFQMFAKFDPAAEHVAFVRDRNLFVVDLATCTERALTDNGSEGGVINGTFDWVYEEEFGLRDGFRWSPDGRYIAFFQLDESGTRDFEMLDFTTLYPESTRFRYPKAGETNAEIQIGVVEVATGETTFFDTDTWFEGGDETEYIAGMGWTPALEDGTADVWMLRLNRDQNHVDLLYGDPASGDVDTILTEENDSYIEVETGFSDVATGTITYLGDGDHFVWRSDRDGYGHLYLYENDGDFVRQVTTGAWDVTDFHGVDEAAGMAYVTTTAESPMERHLYRVPLAGGAPVKLTTGAGWHNVDLSRDFAYMVDTYSTATTPPTTTLYRTTGEELAVLVDNAALIDRLAAYDLPAPEFMTVPAADGTPLNAYLVTPRDFDPTRAYPLLIHTYGGPGSQEVYDRWAGQERLWHQYLAETYGVLVAGVDNRGTGGRGKAFKTLTQNRLGILEAEDQIAAAQWFGAQDYVDADRMGIWGWSYGGYLSLLAMTYGEGPETFRLGIAVAPVTSWRQYDTIYTERYLSTPQKNAAGYDLGSPTTYAGNLADDQDLLIVHGDADDNVHVQNTMAMVDALQAEGKQFDLMIYPGRNHGIYGGNTRRHLYTLLTETVAESLAGMELTANR, translated from the coding sequence ATGCGCCTCCGCTTCTCGCCTCTCGCCCTTCTCGCCTTTCTGCTGGCGCCGCTCGCCGCGGTCGCCCAGCCTGCCGATAGTCCGAAGCGGTTGACGCTCGAGACCCTCTTCGCCAGCCCCGAGTTCTACGGCGAGAGCTTCCAGGGCGGCCGGTGGGCGGAGACCGGGGCGCGACTGCTCTACGTCGAAGGCGACGCATCGGGTGCGTCGAGCCTCCGGGAGCTGGACCTCACCACCGACACCCGCCGGACGATCCTCGACGGCTCGCAGCTGGTCAAGCCGGACGCTGAGGGACTGATCGAGATCGAGGACTATGCCACCTCGATGGACGGCGCCAAAACCCTCCTCTACACCGACTCCGAGCGCGTCTGGCGCCTCAACACGAAGGGCTACTACTACGTCCTCGACAACGAGAGCGGGACCGTCACGCCGGTCGCCGACCGCTCAGAGGGCTTCCAGATGTTCGCCAAGTTCGATCCCGCCGCCGAGCACGTCGCCTTCGTTCGCGACCGCAACCTGTTCGTGGTGGACCTCGCGACCTGCACTGAGCGGGCGCTGACCGACAACGGCTCCGAGGGCGGCGTCATCAACGGCACCTTCGACTGGGTCTATGAGGAGGAGTTCGGCCTCCGCGACGGCTTCCGCTGGAGCCCGGACGGCCGCTACATCGCGTTCTTCCAGCTCGACGAGTCCGGCACGCGCGACTTCGAGATGCTCGACTTCACGACGCTCTACCCGGAGAGCACGCGCTTCCGCTACCCCAAGGCGGGCGAGACGAACGCCGAGATCCAGATCGGTGTGGTCGAGGTGGCGACAGGCGAGACGACGTTCTTCGACACCGACACGTGGTTCGAGGGAGGCGACGAGACCGAGTACATCGCCGGCATGGGCTGGACGCCGGCCCTCGAAGACGGCACCGCCGACGTGTGGATGCTGCGCCTCAACCGCGACCAGAACCACGTGGATCTCCTCTACGGCGACCCCGCCTCGGGCGACGTGGACACCATCCTGACCGAGGAGAACGACTCCTACATCGAGGTCGAGACCGGGTTTTCGGACGTCGCGACCGGCACCATCACCTACCTCGGCGACGGCGACCACTTCGTCTGGCGCAGCGACCGCGACGGCTACGGCCACCTCTACCTCTATGAGAACGACGGCGACTTCGTTCGCCAGGTGACGACGGGCGCATGGGACGTGACCGACTTCCACGGCGTCGACGAGGCGGCCGGGATGGCGTACGTCACCACGACGGCCGAGAGCCCGATGGAGCGGCACCTCTACCGCGTCCCGCTCGCGGGCGGCGCTCCGGTCAAGCTGACCACCGGCGCGGGCTGGCACAACGTCGACCTGAGTCGCGACTTCGCCTACATGGTGGACACGTACTCGACGGCCACGACGCCGCCCACGACGACGCTCTACCGAACGACCGGCGAAGAGCTGGCGGTGCTGGTGGACAACGCCGCACTCATCGACCGGCTGGCGGCCTATGATCTCCCGGCGCCCGAGTTCATGACCGTCCCCGCGGCCGACGGGACGCCGCTCAATGCGTACCTCGTCACGCCCCGCGACTTCGACCCGACGCGCGCCTACCCGCTCCTCATCCACACCTACGGCGGCCCCGGCAGCCAGGAGGTCTACGACCGCTGGGCAGGGCAGGAGCGGCTCTGGCACCAGTACCTCGCCGAGACCTACGGCGTGCTCGTCGCTGGCGTCGACAACCGCGGCACGGGCGGCCGCGGAAAGGCCTTCAAGACGCTCACCCAGAACCGCCTCGGGATCCTCGAAGCCGAGGACCAGATCGCCGCGGCGCAGTGGTTCGGCGCCCAGGACTACGTCGACGCCGACCGGATGGGCATCTGGGGCTGGAGCTACGGCGGCTACCTGTCGCTGCTCGCGATGACCTACGGCGAAGGTCCTGAGACCTTCCGCCTCGGCATCGCCGTGGCTCCGGTCACGAGCTGGCGCCAGTACGACACCATCTACACGGAGCGCTACCTCTCGACGCCCCAGAAGAACGCCGCCGGCTATGACCTCGGCAGTCCGACGACCTACGCGGGCAACCTCGCCGACGACCAGGACCTGCTCATCGTCCACGGCGACGCCGACGACAACGTCCACGTCCAGAACACGATGGCGATGGTGGACGCGCTCCAGGCCGAGGGCAAGCAGTTCGACCTGATGATCTACCCGGGTCGCAACCACGGCATCTACGGGGGCAACACGCGCCGTCACCTGTACACGCTCCTGACCGAGACCGTCGCCGAGAGCCTCGCGGGCATGGAACTGACGGCGAATCGGTAG
- a CDS encoding HAMP domain-containing sensor histidine kinase codes for MTPGTEPASGPSADEGRRSSSAFWKVAAVLVGAQVATALLAVVLSGVFAQDRSAELLAGTLRLRLDAVAEEVEARADIGPFGDVALGDRLRADLGTRFPDPLSLLDEAGAPVETFGDAPLPDVPVDALDALDAGRVEVDLNAPGGGWGLAPILAPDGLPAGALLVRPLAGTVAEERSGTVRTFWQATGITVVVAVALALLLGALFTSRLLRPVREVTRRVERLGEGDYADRLPEAGTDELGRLARAVNDMAARVEASIQSLRDTDRLRRELVANVGHDLRTPLAALRVTLDEAERFAGEGRTADVEEAVAAARRQAEGAATLVADLFELSVLDRPDQALRLDPVPVGELVADVGRQHARAFAAAGITFEVDVPTGLPVVLADGARLVRALSNLLDNARRHTAAGGSVRLGALVAADAVVVEVADTGEGIPADALPHVFERYYRGDGPRTRGTGTGLGLAIARAVAEAHGGALAVQSEVGEGTTFRLSLSAER; via the coding sequence ATGACGCCTGGCACCGAGCCTGCGTCGGGGCCGTCGGCAGACGAGGGGCGCCGGTCGTCCTCCGCCTTCTGGAAGGTGGCCGCGGTGCTGGTGGGCGCCCAGGTCGCGACGGCTTTGCTGGCCGTCGTGCTGAGCGGCGTCTTCGCACAGGACCGGAGCGCGGAGCTGCTCGCAGGGACGCTCCGCCTCCGCCTCGACGCGGTCGCCGAGGAGGTCGAGGCGCGGGCGGACATCGGCCCGTTCGGCGACGTGGCACTGGGAGACAGGCTCCGGGCGGATCTCGGGACGCGCTTCCCGGATCCTCTGTCGCTCCTCGACGAGGCCGGAGCGCCCGTGGAGACCTTCGGCGATGCGCCGTTGCCCGATGTGCCGGTCGACGCGTTGGACGCCCTCGACGCAGGGCGCGTGGAGGTCGACCTGAACGCGCCGGGCGGGGGCTGGGGGCTCGCGCCGATCCTGGCGCCCGACGGGCTCCCGGCCGGGGCGCTGCTGGTGCGCCCGCTCGCCGGGACGGTCGCCGAGGAGCGGAGCGGGACCGTGCGGACGTTCTGGCAGGCGACCGGCATCACGGTCGTCGTGGCGGTCGCGCTGGCGCTGCTGCTCGGGGCGCTGTTCACGTCGCGTCTGCTCCGGCCCGTGCGCGAGGTCACGCGCCGTGTCGAGCGTCTTGGGGAGGGCGACTACGCCGACCGGCTCCCCGAGGCGGGGACGGACGAACTGGGACGCCTCGCGCGAGCGGTCAATGACATGGCCGCCCGGGTGGAAGCCTCCATCCAGTCGCTCCGCGACACCGACCGGCTCCGCCGCGAGCTGGTCGCCAACGTCGGCCACGACCTGCGGACGCCGCTGGCGGCGCTGCGCGTCACGCTCGATGAGGCCGAGCGCTTCGCGGGCGAGGGCCGTACGGCGGACGTGGAAGAGGCCGTCGCGGCGGCGCGGCGGCAGGCCGAGGGCGCGGCGACGCTCGTCGCCGACCTCTTCGAGCTGTCCGTCCTCGATCGCCCCGACCAGGCGCTCCGCCTCGATCCCGTCCCGGTCGGCGAACTCGTGGCCGACGTGGGCCGCCAGCACGCCCGGGCCTTTGCTGCGGCGGGCATCACCTTCGAGGTCGACGTGCCGACCGGGCTGCCCGTCGTCCTGGCCGACGGCGCCCGCCTCGTCCGCGCGCTCTCCAACCTGCTCGACAACGCGCGGCGCCACACGGCGGCGGGCGGGTCGGTCCGCCTCGGGGCCCTCGTCGCGGCCGACGCCGTCGTGGTGGAGGTCGCCGACACCGGCGAGGGCATCCCGGCGGACGCGTTGCCCCACGTCTTCGAGCGCTACTACCGCGGCGACGGCCCGCGGACGCGCGGCACGGGCACGGGCCTCGGGCTCGCCATCGCCCGGGCCGTCGCCGAAGCGCACGGGGGCGCGCTGGCCGTGCAGAGCGAGGTCGGGGAGGGGACCACCTTCCGGTTGTCGCTGTCGGCGGAGCGGTGA
- a CDS encoding response regulator transcription factor, with protein sequence MSPASILVVEDDDDLRQTLARRLSEAGYEVAMAATGPDALAAVAESVPDLVVLDVMLPGLDGIEVCRRLRADHPLLYILMLTARADELDRVVGLEVGADDYVTKPFSLQEVVARIRSALRRVRTVREQMAAAPSADDEAPIVAGGLTVDPVRREVSLDGEEVHLTVREFDLLLFLARHPDRPFTRSQLLQQIWDISYEGYDRTIDSHVQRLRAKIEADAGNPTFIRTVWGVGYKFAGEENGLRSADPG encoded by the coding sequence ATGTCTCCCGCCTCCATCCTCGTCGTCGAGGACGACGACGACCTCCGCCAAACCCTCGCCCGCCGCCTCTCAGAGGCTGGCTACGAGGTCGCCATGGCCGCCACCGGCCCCGACGCGCTCGCCGCCGTCGCCGAGAGCGTCCCCGACCTCGTCGTGCTGGACGTGATGCTGCCCGGCCTCGACGGCATCGAGGTCTGCCGCCGCCTTCGCGCCGACCACCCGTTGCTCTACATCCTCATGCTCACCGCCCGCGCCGACGAACTCGACCGGGTGGTCGGGCTGGAGGTCGGGGCGGACGACTACGTCACGAAGCCGTTCAGCCTGCAGGAGGTCGTCGCCCGGATTCGCTCGGCCCTCCGTCGCGTGCGCACCGTCCGCGAGCAGATGGCGGCGGCCCCGTCGGCCGACGACGAGGCGCCGATCGTGGCGGGCGGGCTCACCGTCGACCCGGTGCGGCGGGAGGTGTCGCTGGACGGCGAGGAGGTCCACCTGACCGTCCGCGAGTTCGACCTGCTGCTGTTTCTCGCGCGCCACCCGGACCGTCCGTTCACGCGCAGCCAGCTGCTCCAGCAGATCTGGGACATCTCGTACGAGGGCTACGACCGGACCATCGACAGCCACGTCCAGCGCCTCCGCGCCAAGATCGAGGCGGACGCAGGCAACCCGACGTTCATCCGCACGGTCTGGGGCGTGGGCTACAAGTTCGCGGGCGAGGAGAACGGGCTCCGCAGCGCCGACCCCGGATGA